In Devosia sp. 1566, a single genomic region encodes these proteins:
- a CDS encoding glycoside hydrolase family 2 TIM barrel-domain containing protein, with protein MTQAAVEAGERLRAVLSLDGEWSFTHESDGRTRTADVPNPWQAEFADLRYASGRAIYGRSFSVPADWDGGTLVLCFGAVSYFAEVSLNGTPLGSHEGGYLPFEIVLPPGTRGENQLEVAVTLPSGDRRNYPDFPFSEIPHGKQSWYGPLGGIWQSVTLERRGVAHLTGCAITPDPDTGAVLARLTLSAPAQVALSVLANDGTVVATATGDATAGQSEFSLAITDPLLWSPEHPHLYRLQVELSIPVGVSDRTSHSFGFRKIESRDGKLFLNGEPLYMRGALDQDYYPDGICTPPSLEFIEDHFRKSKELGLNLLRCHIKVPDPRYYEVADRMGMLIWTEIPNVATLTLASAERLRQTMKGILERDGNHPSIICWTIINEDWGTRLVENADHRAWLKETFDWLKALDPTRLVVDNSPCIPNFHIKTDLNDYHYYRSVPERRTEWERLTEEFAAGADWTFSPHGDAERTGKEPLIVSEFGVWGLPRPAEVANPDGSEPWWMETGFGWGDNSAYPHGLQNRFAAYHLDEVFGSFDAFIEKVQWYQFDNLKYQIEAMRARQPIQGYVITEITDVHWEANGLLDIRRNPRVFHERFPQINADLVIVPNILHYSGWAGEKFSFGLSIATGGTRLPAGAILHWSLADGPSGTIPVPQADALEVIDLTPTELQLPGYDSNRIATLSFALRIGEQELARNSVDLSVFTPRQSQRELRLHTRDGSLAAFLQGLGYSIVSAAHADVTVVSMLDAQDIEAMRFGARYLVLAHPKLQEKKNLRADAPRREPPNMPVEDEQPGLHMGFETQLPNIALHPRQGTIWRGDWIANFSWIKRNGAFAALPGGPMLDIAYDRVVPRHVLGGMRDWEYDGLVHAGLVVGWVHKPAATIIERRIGRGALVATTFRVMQDPPGVDPVAATLLDGMLATIAQLELN; from the coding sequence ATGACGCAAGCAGCGGTTGAAGCGGGCGAAAGACTGCGGGCAGTTCTGTCGCTTGATGGTGAGTGGAGCTTCACGCACGAGAGCGACGGGCGAACGCGCACCGCTGATGTGCCCAACCCATGGCAGGCCGAGTTCGCCGATCTGCGCTATGCCTCGGGGCGAGCCATTTATGGCCGGAGCTTTTCCGTCCCCGCTGATTGGGACGGCGGCACGCTGGTGCTCTGCTTTGGGGCCGTGAGCTATTTCGCCGAAGTCAGCCTCAATGGCACGCCGCTAGGCAGCCATGAAGGCGGCTACCTGCCCTTTGAGATCGTGCTCCCGCCGGGCACAAGGGGCGAGAACCAGCTCGAGGTCGCGGTCACCCTGCCCTCGGGCGATCGGCGCAACTACCCGGACTTTCCGTTTTCCGAAATCCCTCACGGCAAGCAAAGCTGGTACGGCCCCTTGGGCGGCATCTGGCAGTCAGTCACGCTGGAGCGGCGCGGGGTCGCCCATCTCACCGGCTGCGCCATCACCCCTGATCCAGATACCGGCGCGGTGCTCGCCCGCCTAACCCTGTCCGCCCCGGCACAAGTCGCCCTTTCCGTGCTGGCGAACGATGGCACCGTAGTCGCAACCGCAACGGGCGACGCCACGGCCGGGCAAAGCGAGTTCAGCCTTGCCATCACGGACCCGCTGCTTTGGTCGCCGGAGCACCCCCATCTCTACCGCCTGCAAGTCGAGCTCAGCATCCCGGTGGGCGTCAGCGACCGCACCAGCCACAGCTTTGGTTTTCGCAAGATCGAGTCGCGCGACGGCAAGCTGTTCCTCAATGGCGAGCCGCTGTATATGCGCGGCGCGCTCGACCAGGATTATTATCCCGACGGCATCTGCACCCCGCCTTCGCTCGAGTTCATCGAGGACCATTTCCGCAAATCCAAGGAGTTGGGCCTCAATCTCCTGCGCTGCCACATCAAGGTGCCCGACCCGCGCTACTATGAAGTGGCGGACCGGATGGGCATGCTGATCTGGACCGAAATCCCCAATGTTGCGACCCTGACCCTGGCTTCGGCCGAGCGGCTGCGCCAGACGATGAAGGGCATTCTCGAGCGCGACGGCAACCACCCCTCCATCATCTGCTGGACCATCATCAACGAAGACTGGGGCACGCGGCTGGTGGAAAACGCCGACCACCGCGCCTGGCTCAAGGAAACCTTTGATTGGCTCAAGGCGCTCGACCCCACCCGCCTTGTGGTCGACAACTCGCCTTGCATTCCCAATTTCCACATCAAGACCGACCTCAATGACTACCATTATTATCGCTCCGTGCCCGAGCGTCGCACCGAATGGGAGCGCCTGACCGAAGAGTTCGCAGCCGGGGCCGACTGGACCTTTTCGCCCCATGGCGATGCCGAACGCACGGGCAAGGAACCGCTGATCGTTTCGGAATTCGGCGTCTGGGGACTGCCCCGGCCTGCCGAGGTCGCCAACCCCGATGGGTCGGAGCCCTGGTGGATGGAAACCGGCTTTGGCTGGGGCGACAACTCCGCCTATCCCCATGGCCTGCAGAACCGTTTCGCCGCCTACCATCTCGATGAAGTGTTCGGCAGCTTCGATGCCTTTATCGAAAAGGTGCAGTGGTACCAGTTCGACAATCTCAAATACCAGATCGAGGCGATGCGGGCCCGCCAGCCCATCCAGGGCTATGTGATCACCGAGATCACCGATGTGCATTGGGAAGCCAATGGGCTCCTCGACATCCGGCGCAATCCGCGCGTGTTCCACGAGCGCTTCCCCCAGATCAACGCCGATCTCGTGATCGTGCCCAATATCCTCCATTATTCCGGCTGGGCCGGCGAAAAGTTCAGCTTCGGCCTTTCCATCGCCACCGGGGGCACCCGCCTGCCGGCCGGCGCGATCCTCCACTGGTCGCTCGCCGATGGCCCCTCGGGCACCATCCCCGTCCCCCAGGCGGACGCACTGGAAGTGATCGATCTCACCCCAACCGAGCTGCAACTGCCGGGCTATGACAGCAACCGGATCGCGACGCTGTCTTTCGCCTTGCGCATTGGCGAGCAGGAACTGGCGCGCAACAGCGTCGACCTTTCGGTCTTCACCCCGCGCCAATCCCAGCGCGAGCTGCGCCTTCATACTCGGGACGGCAGTCTTGCTGCTTTCCTGCAGGGCCTTGGCTACAGCATCGTATCGGCCGCCCATGCCGATGTGACCGTTGTTTCCATGCTCGACGCCCAGGACATCGAGGCAATGCGCTTTGGCGCGCGTTATCTGGTGCTAGCCCATCCCAAGCTGCAGGAAAAAAAGAACCTGCGCGCCGATGCCCCCCGGCGCGAACCGCCCAACATGCCGGTTGAGGACGAACAGCCGGGCCTGCATATGGGCTTTGAAACCCAGCTGCCCAATATCGCGCTCCATCCGCGCCAGGGCACGATCTGGCGCGGCGACTGGATCGCCAATTTCAGCTGGATCAAGCGCAATGGTGCCTTTGCGGCCTTG
- a CDS encoding DUF5985 family protein produces MNEAIPVAIYVLCMLASTACTWLLLRGFWRSRTPLLFWAGICFLFLSLNSVIVLFDLLIFPLYDLRAWRHAASLAAVSVLIFGLVWESE; encoded by the coding sequence GTGAACGAGGCTATTCCGGTTGCCATTTACGTGCTGTGCATGCTGGCCAGCACCGCCTGCACCTGGCTGCTGTTGCGCGGGTTCTGGCGCAGCCGCACGCCCCTGCTGTTCTGGGCCGGAATCTGCTTTCTGTTTCTGAGCCTCAACAGCGTGATCGTCCTGTTTGACCTCTTGATCTTCCCGCTATACGACCTGCGGGCTTGGCGGCATGCCGCTTCGCTGGCCGCGGTCAGCGTGTTGATCTTCGGTCTGGTCTGGGAATCGGAGTAG
- a CDS encoding DUF5985 family protein: MFDFVSGLITMGFVVSGLFFLRFWARTRQLLFAAFAAAFWLLAANQALLALSGLPAEERSWLYLLRLSAFVLIIIAIVLKNRR, encoded by the coding sequence ATGTTCGACTTCGTTTCCGGCCTGATCACGATGGGCTTTGTGGTTTCCGGACTGTTTTTCCTGCGTTTTTGGGCGCGCACCCGCCAATTGCTGTTTGCTGCCTTTGCAGCGGCGTTCTGGCTGCTGGCGGCCAATCAGGCGCTGCTGGCGCTGTCCGGCTTGCCGGCCGAAGAACGCAGCTGGCTTTATCTGCTGCGCCTTTCAGCCTTTGTGCTCATCATCATCGCCATCGTCCTCAAGAACCGACGCTAG
- a CDS encoding LacI family DNA-binding transcriptional regulator gives MGKRATMTDIANHAGVSQATVSLVLNEVENARVGAATRQRVLEAADALGYRKTQRLHRSPTGARVIGLLIDDVTTTPFDAQFIEGARDEAALHDCIVAVFCTRRDEALEEAALDLLAATQLQGVVYAALVTQGVTPPERLKAIPTILLNCHDDERRFPAVLPGDVAGAFAATEALLKAGHRRIAHLAGESWMEAARDRELGYRRALASWDVPVDPDLILAGGFTVTGGRDLTAQLLALPEPPTALFCFNDRMAVGACDAIRNRGLRVPDDLSVMGYDDEDLVRYLQPPLSSVVLPHDEMARWAVGALFDAAVIKAERPVRMKMDCPLALRQSIAPPRALARGDVGPSVGS, from the coding sequence ATGGGCAAGCGCGCGACAATGACCGACATCGCCAATCACGCCGGGGTTTCGCAAGCCACCGTGTCGCTCGTGCTCAATGAGGTGGAGAATGCCCGGGTCGGGGCGGCCACCCGGCAGCGGGTGCTGGAAGCCGCCGATGCGCTCGGGTACCGCAAGACGCAGCGCCTGCACCGCTCACCAACCGGGGCCCGGGTGATCGGGCTGCTGATCGACGATGTGACGACGACCCCCTTTGATGCCCAGTTCATCGAAGGGGCGCGCGACGAGGCGGCGCTGCATGATTGCATCGTCGCGGTGTTTTGTACCCGGCGCGACGAGGCGCTGGAAGAAGCGGCACTTGATCTCTTGGCAGCGACGCAATTGCAGGGGGTGGTTTATGCAGCCCTGGTGACCCAGGGGGTGACCCCGCCCGAGCGGCTGAAAGCTATCCCGACCATTTTGTTGAACTGCCACGATGACGAGCGAAGGTTTCCTGCCGTGTTGCCGGGCGATGTGGCGGGCGCCTTTGCGGCCACCGAAGCCCTGCTCAAGGCCGGGCATCGCCGCATTGCGCATCTGGCGGGGGAAAGCTGGATGGAAGCGGCGCGGGACCGGGAGCTCGGCTATCGCCGGGCCCTGGCGAGCTGGGATGTGCCGGTGGACCCAGACCTCATCCTTGCGGGCGGATTTACCGTGACGGGCGGGCGCGATCTCACCGCGCAGCTATTGGCGCTGCCCGAGCCGCCCACTGCCTTGTTTTGCTTTAATGACCGGATGGCGGTGGGTGCTTGCGACGCTATCCGCAATCGCGGCCTTCGCGTGCCCGATGATCTTTCGGTGATGGGTTACGACGACGAGGATCTGGTGCGCTATCTGCAGCCGCCGCTTTCGAGCGTGGTGCTGCCCCATGACGAGATGGCGCGCTGGGCGGTTGGGGCCCTGTTTGATGCGGCCGTCATCAAGGCGGAGCGGCCGGTGCGCATGAAGATGGATTGCCCGCTGGCGTTGCGCCAGTCGATCGCTCCACCGCGCGCCTTGGCACGAGGTGATGTCGGCCCTAGCGTCGGTTCTTGA